The following DNA comes from Acropora palmata unplaced genomic scaffold, jaAcrPala1.3 SCAFFOLD_1332, whole genome shotgun sequence.
TAGGCTACTTCCACACAACATCCCCTGGTCTTAACTTGAGTCTTCCACTAATAATCTAGCAGCAGAGTACCTGCAGAAAATCTGAAGGGGTCAGTACCAAAGGGATGTTCAGGTCTTCAGCTTTATAAAATTCATCAGTCAACCAACAGTATCGTGGTCTTGATGCAGTTGTGTGTGCAGAGTACTTTCTCACAATTTTAATATGGctaaaatgtaatttaggctagGTTAATCTTGAGTTAATACACCATGCGGTCTCTATGATCTATGGGGTGACTGTAAGGGCTCGCCTTGCCATGTGCTTGCATGTGAGCTCTAGTCCCCATATTTCCAGTTGTCTGCTCTGGTGATCTTTGTGGATCACTACCTTGGATGGGTCACTGCTTTGGTCACCATATTTACAGTTTGCTTGCTCAGTCAAACTTTGTAGATCACTGCTTTGATTGCCTATTTTGTTAATTCACCACCCAGCCCTTCCCATCTCTCACTGGAAGCAGTTCATGGTAGGAATCAGGTAAGATAAGTTTCTCCcctgaagttccttcagtgtgaCGGTGTTAGTTGCTGACCACTTGCAGGGCTGGATCCCACTCACATGGTTTCCATGGAACCTCCCTTCTGTGCCTGGTATTTCCACAGGACCCATACCAGCCTTtgatggcaccagttcccaagctcatcaaCTGGTGACGAGTttaaaacacacacacacacacacaagagaAATGAGCCATAGTGTGGTGTCCAGAGCTACTACAcaagtaaagaaaacaaaaactctgCCAAAAGCCACTTAAGAAACAATGTCCTCTGAATACCAAACAGAGACTAAAATGGTAtttgcaaaataaatttattaaaagatTACATTGTGATTACCTTCCAAGAAGGAATAAGCCATCATTCACTTGTTGCAACGCTGTTTGTGCattgtttttccttgaaaactcTACAATGCCATATCCTTTTGATCTCCCTCTGTCATCACAGACCACCACTGCTCTTTCCACAATGCCAAACTGAGAGAAAGCTTGGTGCAAGATTTCATTTGATACCAAGGGGTTAAGATTAAGCACTTTCAGAGCTGATGCATGTGTTGCAAAACGTACTCTTAGAGTTCTTCCCATACGAAATGTCCCATCAACACCTTGCTTGGCAGCTTCAGCATTAAGACGCGTATcctagggaaaaaaaaacaaacaaacaaaaacagcgaTATAGCACAAATATTGTCCTTAACTCTTGGTGGCCATTACATGTCACCAAAAGAAATTAGGAATAAGTTTCTTCGTCCCAGGAAATTAAAAGCTCTCCAAGGTATCATTTGatcatatttatttatttgactTGCTCAAAGCACTGTTAGCGTTAAACAGCATTAACTACCACAGAAATGTATGTTTTGCTCCTTCTTAACCAATTCTGAGCGCAAACCATTcttcgagcaaccggcccAAGAAGACTCGTCGAAGAGAACAAAAATTCTAATGTCTAACTTTATCCTGTGAACCAGACACATTTTCTGTTCCTTGCAATTCTAGGGTTCGGGCAAAATAACCGAAAAGTTAACAGAAAACAGGCTTATGCCATTTTGAAACCACAACTGCAGTTCTAGCAAGCCGCAACGCGATAAAATTATAAGTACCATTTTCCTCGCCGCTACTACCAAATcgccatgttgtttgttgattcaaagagaaattcaaattaaGTATTGGGTATTTCAAATGTTATCAACTTACCAATCTGACAAAGCCAAACCCTTTCTCGCTATTGACAAAAACTTCGGCTACCTCTCCGAACTTTTCGAACATTCCCCTAAGCTCAGTCTCATCACAGCTCACTAAGTTTCCGACAAAGAGTCGACAGCGACCAGAAAATTTTCTCTCTTTAGGTCTGTTGCTTCCAGAACTCCAGTTCGTTGAACTTTTCGACGCAGGCGACTCGGAGGGTTttcgataatttttttctactgGCTTCTCTTCCTTTCCGCTGGAAGTGTTAGTTTTCGTTTTGGAAGAGTCCGCATCATTTTTGCTTGCTGGGCTACTGCTCTTCTTTTCATCGCTATCACtgttctctgtttttatgGTGATTAACTCCCGAGAGTTGGgcttttcttttgaatatGATGATGTAGAAGACCTTCTCGGTGATCGCGAACGAGAACGAGTAGACGGCATGACATGTAATTTGCAAAAGAAGGACGCTCGCAGTCCACTATAGAAAAGATGGAAAAACAGAATGGCGTCGTCTAGCTTCGTAAACCACGTGTTTGAAAGAGCTCCCAGAATACT
Coding sequences within:
- the LOC141868933 gene encoding paraspeckle component 1-like; the protein is MPSTRSRSRSPRRSSTSSYSKEKPNSRELITIKTENSDSDEKKSSSPASKNDADSSKTKTNTSSGKEEKPVEKNYRKPSESPASKSSTNWSSGSNRPKERKFSGRCRLFVGNLVSCDETELRGMFEKFGEVAEVFVNSEKGFGFVRLDTRLNAEAAKQGVDGTFRMGRTLRVRFATHASALKVLNLNPLVSNEILHQAFSQFGIVERAVVVCDDRGRSKGYGIVEFSRKNNAQTALQQVNDGLFLLGRMPCPVSVKQMEHEEDEDGITDESIKRNPDFQKERECPPHFVTPNTFEADWAQRWRALEEVEVSQREALDNQFKEAREKLESEMKQAIQEHETMLMRQELQRRQDELHRMEEKRQRDELMRQAEMRLKKLVLVFVMLLFLAVNFSKDE